The window AAAATGCTAGGCAATACATAGTGACCGAATCACAAAGCATCCACATTTTCATCCCCCAACAGTGGTGGTGGTTATTTGGCATGTATTGAAGTATTTGATTATGGCTCTTTGTTCCAATGAATCCCTCATCAATTGAAATGTCACAATAAGGGGTATAATAGGTCTTGAAGACTATTTGCATGATTTAGTAAAGGAAGAAACGTACCAAAAGGGTCATAGTTTGGTTCACCAGGCTTTGGCTTCAAATGATTGTCAGCTATATGAAAAAATTGTAGTAAACATTCAAAGCAGTTAAGGCTAAACCAGGGAGTTTAAAGAGAACCAGTTGTGCTCCAATAACGTTGGATTGTGGGGTTTTTAACAATTCCTATATTCATAATGGTAGCTATGAAAGCTTTTATTTCTGACAGCATAACATTTTTCCAATCCTGTGCTCTAGAGCCTGGTGATATAGCTGGGCCACAAGATGCAATGTTATCTCTGGCATACTGGTTTGTTCTAACAACAAAAGTATTTAGTAGGCCTACtgtaaaaaacaagttaaaataagaaatagGTGGGGGCATCATATGGAGGGAAATACTTTGGGCCTGGTATTTCATCAAAAGGAAATTGGTCTTCGATCAATTCAtcattattttcatcaataaCATTCCATTGAGAATAAGACAAGTTGGTATTCATTTGCTCATTTGGAACATCGGCAGGAACATCATTGAGATCATTGTTTGGCAATAATGTTTCTGTGTAGTGTTTACATACTATCTATGAGAACATCAACAGATACATAGTCTTATGTAGTAGGCCTAACCTTGCCTACTCTTGGCAGGGTTCTCTCCTCCCATCATCCCTTAAAACTAAATCGCCATAGTCAGAATCATTGCCACTGAAATCACAATTAGATTCAGAGTCTGAATCACAAATGTTGTCTAAAAACGTATCATTTAGATCGGAGTCATCTGTCACGGCAACATCACTTTCTACAAGATTATTAAACAATGTGCATTCACTGACAGGTGATCTCCTTTTTCTCATTGTCTAAGTCGtaacaatatgtatttttacaacCAGAAACatcaaataaagtataaaacacaaAGCAACTCACGATTAATGAGATCGACCACTAcgacaacaaagcaaactcgaAGTAAAACCATAGACATTCAGTAAAGAAAATGGCTTAACCACAaagtataaaacctttttttctgtGGGTTGtacatacagtaataaataacagCTTACTTTCGAAGCATTTGAACATTGAAAGCCAGCATATAACAAATAAGAGACGGCTTCTATAGCATATGTTGGCGATTTTCGCACAACAGGCAGTATGCACAAATAAGTATGTTTGCAGTTTTTGAACAGGGTGCGCAACTGCGCACATTGGCAGTGAAGGATTAATAGGCTCTAATCATATATTTAtcattcctgttttttttttttcgctagATAGGCTATTACACTATTAAAGATAGTAAGCTGATGTGAAGCGATGCGATAAATGTGCAGTGGTCTTCTGCTGAAGGGGGAGCGGTGTCATGATAGCGCATGGGTGGCAGATCTGGCTGTGTTTAGCTTTGCTATGGTTTCAGATATGTGTGTATAAAGTTTTTTCTGAAAAACTAGATGACATTTAACACATTATGGTTATCTCACATTTCTATTCTCCTTACAATAACTGATAAGCATGTCCCCCTCCCCCCCCATTGATATAAATTTAGGCACTTAAGCATTATACTGGCCACACTTACTTGATGAATATGTTTTCAGttcaaagtaacaaaaatatCACTATCCCACATTTGTATTAACATatcctaattatattttaacctaCCCAACTCATATCTTGTTGTGTCCTTTCTTAAACCTGTCCAACTCAGGGATTATATATTGGTCTTGAGTAAAAAAATCTGACTTTTATGCTTGTGCCCCAAGTTACCCTACCCAAGAGCCAATTGACCCACTCAAGGGTCAACCCCCTTATCCAAAGGCCAAATCATACCCAGATGTACCCTACCTGTGCTCACGGGTAGGTACGTTCTGTTTTTTAAGACAAAATCAGTATATTTACCCTGAGTTGGATAGGTTTCAAATACGCTCAAGACAAGTTAAGGATTGAGTAGGTTAAAATATGAGTGGGTAGTTTACTACGTATGCAGTATCCGGTACAGTAAAACAACTGCGCCAACTGCTCATCTGACAACTTTAGCCTGTTGACAATACACATATTCATGTTGTTTGTTCTTGTTCACTacatgtttctttaatttttgtaacgaTAACACACTAAAATTAAGTGTAGCCGATATAGTGTATGAGTAtcaagtattttttaaactattttatatcattacaaaaattaaatttcaaaatttatttatgatttgcttcaaatgcaaataattttcttGATTTCATTCTGAACAGAAAtgttagaatatatatattatcttctCATTTGGATGTTTAGTACACGAAAAACATCTGTGTGTAGCTCTAAAACGCCCTAGACAAAAGACGGACATTACACACATTACAGGAAAAAATTACTGTCACTTCTAGAGTTACAAAAAAAGGCTTAAGTATGGTGGGGTCTCATTGTAGTATGTTAAATCATTTAAGTTTTGTCAGGTGTGTGTGCATCTGGGCTTATTTTAGACTCTGTAACATTTATTGCATTTCAAACAATGAACAAACTGTTTTGTGTTACAGTTTACTTCAGTTGGCCCGACCCTGATGCACCGCCCAACTGGCAATTGCTGGGATACATATCCAATGACAAGCCTTCAGCAGTCTTCAAGATATCCGGGCTGAAGAAGAAGACAGATTCGCAAGTGGGATTCTTGCAATTCATACAGAGAGCGATTTCGCATGACGCCCAGATTGGTATATCTGTGGAGTCAGTGGACGTGGTCCAACAGCAGATTACGATGTTGGAGGCCAGCAAGACCAACACGCAAACACAGTTCATGGAGTTTTCTCAGAAGATGCTCCAAAACTTCATGAACTACGCTACAAGTTTCATCACAACACAAGCACAGATGGTGCCCAACCCAGCAGAAAGCTACATCCCAGTGTCAAGCCGTCCACAACTGGTACCAAAACTTCGAAAGAAGGCTAGCAATGAATCCTTACTTTTGGCAGTCATGAATAAGTACGTTATGTTGTATATAGTCCTTCATTTTTAACATGGTTGGGTAGTTGCcgtttcattttaatattgtgaGTTTTCCATGTATTGCCATTGTGCCTACAGACTTATGCACTTAAAACTAATTTCTTGCACTTCTTTGGGttaattgaaatatgtaattgtgatttttttgaataaatgtgtagtgtaagttttataataaaatgtaagcaATTACAGAACAATATTAACACACAGTGTTTGCTGAAACCGTGTCATTTATTACTTTGTGTAATTGTAATGTGTAATTTACTTTACAGCTAACCAAGACTTTAGTATGAAGACAGTCTGGCTATTTGTTCCAAGTTCTGTATTTACCCCAGTCTCAGCATTCCtttgagaaataatttataaacacagCAGATTACAATTACAATGAATAACTCACATGCATTACAACGAACCAAATACTACATTCTTTTATTGTACCATACTTGTACATTTGTAGACTACAGATAGCAATTGTATAGTTACTTTTTCATattgaaaagttattaaataatatcgaTAGGTTAAAAATTGATGGAAAAAGTAACCAGTGCTTTCTGTTCCTTCTATTAAAGTATTacgtgtttaatataaaatattttagagtagTAATGCACAAGCTTTTGCAGTCAAGTTtcctttgaacaaattttaaactgacAAAGTAGccagatacaaaataaatcaatctttgaaatttgttttgactCTGACATCAATAGACCACTAGCCAAGAGCTAATTTGCTCTGCAAAAGCACAAAACCTGTCTTTTCtggaaatcgatagaggaatttttcCTCAGAAAGAAATTGCTTGTCAGCCACCTAATTTTAGTTAGGGTCAAAATGGAGGATATCGAAGGGTTAAAATATTAgactataatttatttcttagattAGATATTATCTAGGTTCTTACAATTAGTccatcagacacataaatatCAGTTACATCTAACTAGATAAAAGAGTCTTAAAAGCGCCACTAGAAGGTCCACATATGGTTGGttgataatgatttaatatttatttactgtctgaCGGTTGATTCCTTTAAGTCTGTAAAGCTAAGAAAAAtgtgatctgagaaaaaaattatttcatattttttaccttttgacACTGTCTCATTTTGACCTCAACCAAAATTAGTGCGACTGGCAATGGTTTTCTCTGTCAAGAAAAATTTCTCTAGGGAGATAAAGAAAAACCAGGATGTTTGCTTACACGGATCAAATTGGCTCTCTGCAGGTGGAGTATAATAGCACTGTTGTTTTTTCTAGTGTTCATTATTGATTAACACTAGAAATCAACATGGAATTCATTATGGTGTTcttaagtgtaattttttttgttgatGTATGACTTCAATCTCACATatctaaataatagaaataaaatgtacaagaaacatttacaaataaataaatttaccttCTTTTTAAAATACCTGTAGTAAGTGACTAAAAAATTGTCATTGACCTATATTTTGGAAAACTGTATCTTAGTATTATGTAGGCCAGATTTGTCTCTATATTAGATTGAAGTCtcagttttaaatgttgtaaatgaaTGTAGACTTTAGTAATTGCGTTGTATGtttcttgttaattttattatctagACTTTCTAATATGTAAGTGATAGTTTCACTTAACAATTTCAATAATGATTGAACGGAAGCAGGAACTGTGCTGGTAACTGCTCTCATCCTCTATTAGCCTATCTTGGCCTTTTTTGGCCCATATATGTAACTATAGTTTGTGTGCCATGAAGTTAGGTGTACCGAAGGCGAAATGACATTGTCAGAAAGAGGCGGAACATTAACCTGAAAGAGCTACTGTTAACAGTTCGCtcttttatgaataatttgagctggcttttttatttatagaactaTCCAAGGTTCACACTATTGTAGtatagaaaatgtttgttttttgtagttttaagtgAAGAGTTTTTTAAGAGGGATATGTATATATCTTGCAGAAATgtataattagtaatatatagaaataggaattgttcaaaaatattttaaatgaacaatacttaagaataaaatgtataactttaaagtatacttttttctatttattataaaactaatggGGTTGGTGATTATGTTCTGTTTTGGATGTTACATCTCGGGGATTCCACGGTAATGTAtagaaatcagaataaaaaacatgtatttcatCATTAAATTACAATTGACAAATGTATGCTAACATTGTTATTAAtatcttagtttatttatttttaatttaacaaagtgtAACCAACTTGTGCATAACCCACTGTGTTGTAACGGGTGTTACGTGTACAGACTTAGATACATTTTCAAGGATAAAAAATacctctaaataaattatttatgtatgtagcatgtaaattattttcatccaTCTCCAACTTTTCTTTTGACCGCTTCAGTCTGTTTTTTGTTGTGCCATTACatggaagaaaataaataattcagttgTATTAACAACCATcaatgaagtatttaaaatttagaaataagtaAAGTTGGAATACTGAATGTATTGAAATCATTATACACTATAGTGTATGAGATTTGGATGCTCAGGTTTAGTTTATGGAATCCCTGATCTTCCTATAATGTATAATTCTCCACATTTGGACCAGAACCATTAATCCCATTACTAATGTATTTGTTTGTGCTATTGAATGTTATCAATACAAATTCAGCCTTTATTTAGAATGtggatttaaaatagtattgaagaGACCAAAACCACagtaaaatatgtatgtttaatgtattattttaattgtaatgtttattatataacttgTCATGCTGCCcatcattttatacttttatgaagGACTCTTGTTTAACTTGTCATGCATTGccaaaaactgtattgttttgtaataaagtgCTGTTAAAaccactatatttttattaaaagagtttataatgcacacattttaatttattaaaaacccattaaaattttgtcttatCCGAAATACCTGTACCTGTACAATACAAATCACATACATTTTAAAGTCATTTAAGCACAACATGTGTAGTACAAAGTAAGCTATTCTGGTAGCTTCTAGAGTGCTAATTAGTTTGTCTCTTTAAAACAATAAGTGCTGTACTGAGTTTAACACAATACATCTACATGTTGATTCCATGAGGGACGATTGTCAAATGTTTAGCATAGAGGGCTTGTTCCAGATCTAATGCCAAAGATACATCATCTTCATTTCTTCCCCATGAGATGTATTTTGTTTTGGATGTATTGAAGAACAAAATTGTTGTTCAGGCAATATTGCTGAGCTCTAGTTATGGACATGTAGGTGTCAATTTCCACTGCCTGAACTGATTTGTTGTTCTTGACGAGGACTGGGTCATACGCATATGATACTGGATAGCAACACTCCCCTGGTGCTTTTGAAGGTCTCCAATAAAAACACCGACAGTACTggacccaaaacagatccttgaggaacaccttTATTAATCTCCTTTGGATTAGATTATCCTAATTTTGCTAAGTTTACCAAAATGAAGCCCATGCCCAAGAAGCCCATGAGTTTGACAAAAGTTTTGCACCTATGGACAGAAAACACAAGTCAGTCAACAGCTTGACGAATGCCTGTGTAGGAATACATGATACAAAGGAAGTCTGTATGGTTTCTGAGATCAGAAGGACACAATGCTTGTTAGTTTCCTTAGATCTCAACAAGCTAACCTTTTGGCGAAGTAAATACTTTCTTCCTTAACAGCATtgttccatatttttttttttcttttagggGTATGTTTTAAGTAGTTGTTACTTCTCAAGTTCTAGTTCTTGATTGATCTCCTCTACACATAACAGCTATGGTGAggtgttgattcaatgtgaatgttgtgtGTTAGTGAGGAAGTTGAActggctaaactcaacatttacaatgGCATTCTCAATTGGTATCCTCAAAGGCATAATTTATCACAGCAATTGCCTAATTTACCTAAACATTCAGGCAGCGGAATCAGTGGCAGTTTTACAAGTGTAAGCGTTGGAGGGCTCATCATCCAGGTGATTACAACCGTTAACGGGTCTAATCAAATTGTATGCTAAAACAAACACAAACTAAATTCTAGTAGAAAGTCAGAGTTAAAATACTAGATTCTAGTAAATGGCCAGTAGGGGGTTAAATGAACCAAACATATTGATCTTgcaaaaagatttaatttacaacacttatgaataaaataaactttaaaatattaacattaatatgttTATCATGCATGCCATCACTACAGTTCATTTGCctagaaatgaaaaatatcactGCAGCTTTTAGATCTTCTGAGTTTTTGTCTCGGTTTGCTGCCTCTTCCTATcaaattattcacaaaattaGAAGCTTTTTTTACTACTCCCATTGCTAAAGTGTTTTCTTTTTGGGGGTAAATGGGATCAATACTGAGTCTTCCCTTAGAGGGTGATTCTAAAATGAAATCCTCAGGTGTCTTGGAACTGTCCCTTTGTGAACACAGCAGCTTAGCGATTTTCAGAATAACCTCATCTATGTTTTCTTCATCTgtgtatttaaaacagtaaaattttgttttcttttcgtTGTTTACATCTCGTACAAGAAATCCAAATAAACTGTTTGCATCTAAAACATAAGTAGAAATATTTGTTCAAAGCAATGAGAagagaaaaagaaattatatgaaaatagtaGATGTCAAAATCTTTGATATACAGAGTATCAGAATTGAAAACTTTTAGGTTGTATTCTATACGTAAACAAACTTGTGTTCcctaaaagttttacaaaaacatatcaGAGTTAGAGCTCTCCAATGAAAGAAAAAATTAgtactttttgtttaaatagtagCTACACTATTGTTGTTGAACAGGTAAACAATAAGGATTGTACCTCCTGGAAAGAACTGTAATGTTGCAGAAACtgcacattttttactttatctttcACCCATCTGGATAGAAAAACCTGACTGGGGAAGTTACACCAGTAATATCTAGTTGGCTAAGTTATTCTAATAATACCTGACTGGAAAAGTAATGCCAGCAATGCCTAATATATGGGGAAGTAACACAATACACTGCACAACAAGATAGATATGTAATACACAAGTAAAGTATCCAGAATATGATTATCGCAAATTCTGGGTTTTTTAATGTAccattataagaattaaattttttcatactccattttttactgttataattgtattttagttgatcaaatataaaactttaagaattattttatagattactACAACATAAAAATCCTACTGTCAGAAACAAAACGTCTTTCATAAGTATTGTGGTAGTGGACAAGTTATTATATGCAGGTATGCTTCTGTGCACATCCTGGAATATTGTtacgttttaacaaataaattctaaatagCAAAGTTAGGCTTAGTGCTGTGTATACTATTGTGCAGTCAGtgattattatattagtatactCTCTATAATACTCTATTAGTGATTGATTACATTCTAAGGCTACAAATAGTGAACACAAACCCTTGCTGTAGACACACGTGATTGTGATGCCAAGAAAGTTTTTAATGGCAGTCTACCttatttgaaaatttagattATCCGGAAAAGACTTGGTGCCATCAACTTGGGTACTTGTGTCACACAAGGTAACACCTGATCGGAAATGTTATGCCAGCAGTATGTAGCTGTGGTAGATACTCTGGCGATGCTCTGAAGGATACTACAAATAAAGGCTCCCACACAAACCTGATTTTCTAAAGAAAATGGTACATAGGCTAAAATCTTGAAACTCCTAGTAATGCCGTTTTTGTACCATAAGCCAGAACAGTTcatattaaaagtttatgatttatttcttcaaatttttgataaacctTATAGAAAGGATACGATTTTGGAAATTAGTTATAAAGCAGAAAAGTTTTATCTTCTAGAATACCTCCTGGAAGTTTGTTTCTTGGACAAACACACATCATgagtaatataaaactttaatacacAGAGTATTCCGAACACAAAATGATATAAGAGATGGACCATCCAAGCTTGGGTGATAATTTAAGGAGGAGTGTATCTCTCTAAGGATTACACTCTCATGTATTTCTGTCACTCAATATCAATAGGGTGCAGGCCAAACTGTTCTAGATGTCTTCTATATCTATATGATGCCAGCATGCAGTGGCCCTCCTTTTACCATACTCAGGGTCTAGGATGATGCACCAGAGGTTTACAGTTACCTCAGTGCCCATCAGTAGTGGATCAGTCAATTCCAATCTTAAGACTGACAACTGACGGCCCCCGTGCTCTTGTAatcatatttactttataataacaCAGACCCTTCATCCTCCGAGAAGCTGGCTGCCTTGGTAGATTATGATGGGGTTAGAATTCATTGTGGCTTGTGATGACATCACCAACACCAAGAATTGATGTAGGTGACTTTCAAAGTTTATTATCTCTAGTGAACACTGTTTAGCCAATGCGCACAATGTTCCTATCTTTAGAATTATGTTTAGGGCAGAGGTAAGTCATATatggaggtcatggcaatagattcatgttccAGAAGGCTCATACAaatgatagtcaggctgcactacAGGCACTCGGTACCTGTTTGTTTAACtcgaaatgaaaaagcagacatcctcgccaaaaagggagcctGAGCCccataatggtggggcctgagccaggttgcaggatagccttctccaacagtaaagctctggtcaaagattgggaaaagaggataagaaacatgaattggagtagagcctcaggattaagactatccaaaatgtttatctctccttacatTAAAGAGTGGAAAGCTCTCTTAGATCAGAATAAGGaagatataaaactaatattaggaatgttgacaggacatggccccctaaggaaacatcttatgagggtgggccttagccagactgacgaatgtagactctgtggagaagaggaggaatcagcagagcatatgTGGTTagtcctgccatcttagaaactcggaaaagattcctgggaacatatctcctcagccccaaggatataagagaacaggagccctcaaatctgatcggtttttacaaaagcctcggactttgaggacacaaaattaaagtaagggaggcataaaggtccttttaggactaagcgtggggacaaactgtccttttcccttaGAAAGGAAAAAAGTCATATATCTTTAATAATAGAGGATATGGTCAACAGAATACATGGCATGTGTCTGATGACCcatccctctctgatcatgctcaaaTTTGCTTAGTATTGAGGAACTGAAACTAGAAATTACCCCAGGAAATGGGGTGACTGAATTGAAGtagttttaaagtaaagtttGTGATGGTTGGTTGTGTTAGTGCCCTAGCACTGATAAGGACTCTGAATTTGACGTGATACAGACTACCAGTCCAGTGGGACCTAGCCCTATATGTTAAGGACGATTGATTTTTGATCAGTCCCACCTTAGAAGCCGTCCATGAAACAAAGATACAGATTTTCATTCAAATCTGCCGAAAATATCACAACCAAACTACCAGGGAACAAAGGTTTACTCCTTTATCCCCTTGTTTGTACCTGCCATCTTGGAAACGAGGGGTAATTTGTACAACTGATACCAGGTACGCATTTCTTGACCCGAAAAACCTCCATAAATCAAGTTTTATGCAAATCcgtttttaaataactgaaaaccCACTTTTCTGCTATTTGGCGGCCGCCATCTCAGAATGGTAATAGATAGTGACTTCCGGTTTTACcaaactgttaatttttttattctctttccACCAATGTGTCACATGTGGAGGGattctatttgaaaattttgaattgggG of the Homalodisca vitripennis isolate AUS2020 chromosome X, UT_GWSS_2.1, whole genome shotgun sequence genome contains:
- the LOC124369939 gene encoding LOW QUALITY PROTEIN: protein OPI10 homolog (The sequence of the model RefSeq protein was modified relative to this genomic sequence to represent the inferred CDS: deleted 1 base in 1 codon); this translates as MFGIIVSGRMVQTNFQQIAERQFVSVVSDADNVNHIVIFMTGQILFPDGFAGLIYFSWPDPDAPPNWQLLGYISNDKPSAVFKISGLKKKTDSQVGFLQFIQRAISHDAQIGISVESVDVVQQQITMLEASKTNTQTQFMEFSQKMLQNFMNYATSFITTQAQMVPNPAESYIPVSAVHNWYQNFERRLAMNPYFWQS